The proteins below are encoded in one region of Macrococcus armenti:
- a CDS encoding response regulator transcription factor → MRVIFVDDHEMVRIGISSYLSMQEGIEIVGEASNGKEGIEKTLQLKPDVVLMDMVMNEMDGIEATAQIKSQMPNVKVVMLTSFIEDKEVYRALDVGVDSYILKTSSAEEIRDAIIKTYQGESVFEKEVMMKMRARMNQKAELHDMLTEREKEILLLIAKGYSNQEIADASHITIKTVKTHVSNILSKLEVQDRTQAVIYAFQHDLIE, encoded by the coding sequence ATGCGTGTAATATTTGTAGATGATCATGAAATGGTCAGAATCGGAATATCGAGTTATTTATCGATGCAAGAAGGCATTGAAATTGTAGGAGAAGCATCAAACGGTAAAGAGGGAATAGAGAAGACGTTACAACTTAAACCGGACGTTGTACTGATGGACATGGTGATGAATGAGATGGACGGGATTGAAGCGACAGCTCAAATAAAATCACAAATGCCAAACGTGAAAGTAGTAATGCTCACTAGCTTTATAGAAGATAAAGAAGTATATCGTGCACTGGACGTCGGTGTGGATAGTTACATATTAAAGACGAGTAGTGCTGAAGAAATAAGAGATGCAATCATTAAAACGTATCAAGGTGAGTCTGTATTTGAAAAAGAAGTGATGATGAAGATGCGCGCGCGTATGAACCAGAAAGCAGAATTGCATGACATGTTAACAGAGCGCGAGAAAGAAATACTGTTACTGATTGCTAAAGGATATTCGAATCAGGAAATCGCGGATGCTAGTCATATTACGATTAAAACGGTGAAAACACATGTGAGTAATATACTGAGCAAACTTGAAGTACAAGATAGAACTCAGGCCGTTATTTATGCATTTCAGCATGACTTAATAGAATAA
- the map gene encoding type I methionyl aminopeptidase, translating to MIIKSKQDLEGLQAIGKICAEIRETMKKAAKPGMTTKELDNIAKELFEKYDAKSAPITEYDFPGYTCISVNEEVAHGIPGTRVINEGDLVNIDVSGCKDGYYADTGISFVVGESTNPMKQKVIDVAEMAFNEAMTKIKPGAKLSNIGRAVNATARKNGLTVIKNLTGHGIGKSLHEEPKHIMNYYDPMDKVLLKEGMVLAVEPFISSKATIVTDGKDEWAFETKDKSFVAQIEHTIVVTQEGPLFLTKLED from the coding sequence ATGATCATAAAATCAAAACAAGACTTAGAAGGATTACAGGCAATCGGTAAGATTTGCGCTGAAATTCGTGAAACAATGAAGAAAGCTGCAAAGCCAGGTATGACAACGAAAGAGCTTGATAATATCGCTAAGGAATTATTTGAAAAGTATGACGCAAAGAGCGCGCCGATTACAGAATATGACTTCCCGGGCTATACGTGCATTAGTGTGAATGAAGAAGTCGCACATGGTATTCCAGGTACGCGTGTCATTAATGAAGGTGACTTAGTAAATATTGACGTCTCAGGATGTAAAGATGGTTATTATGCAGATACGGGCATTTCATTTGTCGTAGGTGAATCAACGAATCCTATGAAACAAAAAGTAATCGATGTTGCTGAGATGGCATTTAATGAAGCGATGACGAAGATTAAACCAGGCGCAAAACTTAGCAATATTGGCCGTGCAGTAAATGCAACGGCGCGCAAGAACGGGCTTACTGTTATTAAAAACTTAACAGGTCATGGTATCGGTAAAAGCTTGCATGAAGAGCCGAAGCATATTATGAACTATTATGATCCAATGGATAAAGTACTGCTTAAAGAAGGAATGGTACTTGCAGTTGAGCCATTTATTTCTTCAAAGGCAACAATTGTTACTGATGGTAAGGATGAATGGGCTTTTGAAACGAAAGATAAAAGTTTTGTCGCACAAATTGAACATACGATTGTTGTAACACAAGAAGGACCTTTATTCCTGACAAAGTTAGAGGACTAG
- a CDS encoding beta-class carbonic anhydrase — translation MTLLSSMLEYNKKFVENKDYAQYETSKVPDMKAVLLTCMDTRLQELSTKALGLKNGDVKTVKNAGATITHPYGSTMRSLLVGIYALGAEEIIIMGHKDCGMGGLDVDKVKSTMLERGIKQEVMDTIIHSGIDVDHFLSGFNDVNENVRENVKMVYNHPLFDRSVPVHGIVIEPHTGEVELLINGYDNVERK, via the coding sequence TTGACTTTATTATCTAGCATGCTTGAATACAACAAGAAATTCGTGGAAAACAAAGATTATGCACAGTATGAGACTTCTAAAGTACCTGATATGAAAGCCGTACTCCTTACATGTATGGATACGAGATTACAGGAGTTATCTACGAAAGCACTAGGACTGAAAAACGGTGACGTGAAAACAGTTAAAAACGCTGGCGCTACAATTACACACCCGTATGGTTCTACGATGCGTAGTTTACTTGTCGGCATTTATGCATTAGGTGCTGAAGAGATTATTATTATGGGTCATAAAGATTGCGGGATGGGTGGTCTTGACGTTGATAAAGTGAAATCAACAATGTTAGAACGTGGTATTAAACAAGAAGTGATGGATACAATTATTCATTCTGGTATCGACGTTGATCATTTCTTAAGTGGATTTAATGATGTAAATGAAAACGTACGTGAAAACGTAAAGATGGTTTATAATCACCCATTGTTTGACCGTTCAGTCCCTGTTCATGGAATTGTAATTGAGCCGCATACAGGTGAAGTTGAGCTTTTAATAAATGGATATGACAATGTAGAGCGTAAATAA
- the liaF gene encoding cell wall-active antibiotics response protein LiaF encodes MKQIVNSEMLIAFFTLILLSNIYYIFFVKIGMLLVITAGLLMIYFSTMMKENLRGLIILWIGVIMLLFGMLSNPYTLIVIFLFIVIVAIRYIIYKKQPMKVIQTNDNSMSIHKQSLLSFQSTPDKVYKFEDMNLQHFVGDMDIDLTQAANLKQTNIIVIRNAIGKTTITVPHRYQVKVDYTTLYGQLNFKEHYVKKARNERVVYETEKYANNVEIKLFVSSIVGDLEVQYR; translated from the coding sequence TTGAAGCAAATTGTCAATTCAGAAATGTTAATAGCATTCTTCACGTTAATATTACTTTCTAATATATATTATATTTTCTTCGTAAAAATCGGGATGTTACTCGTCATTACTGCAGGTTTACTGATGATTTACTTTAGTACAATGATGAAAGAAAATTTAAGAGGACTGATTATTTTATGGATAGGGGTTATTATGCTGTTATTCGGTATGTTATCCAATCCGTATACTTTAATTGTCATCTTCTTGTTTATCGTTATTGTAGCTATTCGATATATCATCTATAAAAAACAACCGATGAAAGTCATCCAGACGAATGACAATAGTATGTCTATTCATAAACAATCGCTGCTCAGTTTTCAGTCAACACCTGATAAAGTATATAAGTTTGAAGATATGAATTTACAGCACTTTGTCGGTGATATGGATATTGATCTGACACAAGCGGCGAACTTAAAGCAGACGAATATCATTGTAATTCGCAATGCAATAGGTAAAACGACAATTACAGTACCACACCGTTATCAGGTGAAGGTAGATTATACAACGCTATATGGACAGCTCAACTTTAAAGAACACTATGTAAAAAAAGCGCGTAATGAACGTGTCGTATACGAAACTGAGAAGTATGCAAACAACGTCGAGATTAAACTGTTCGTATCATCAATCGTTGGAGATCTCGAGGTGCAGTACCGATGA
- a CDS encoding sensor histidine kinase: MNNYTKMIGTMLILVYSLAVVFFILDRIFVNIIYFQGMLYTQIVGVPAFLFLNVTVILACIIMGSIVAYRQNEQLMLIKNEIEQIEDGVEINTAIDQNIEVIDVLHAINEVSTSMANIKRQNQLVTNDVHKLNEETVKQIVEEERQRLARELHDSVSQQLFAASMMLSALKSGTHEEKVKSQLELLDKMLRETQLEMRALLLHLRPIGLKNRTLEEGIQQLLKELKQKIPLNITSDIEDIQLEKGVEDHLFRIAQESISNTLRHAEATQIVIELFKAGNKVILRLSDDGKGFDVERVDDSRYGLNTMKERALEIGGTFQIVSAPQSGTRIEVKVPLEEA, from the coding sequence ATGAACAATTATACGAAAATGATCGGAACAATGCTGATACTCGTATACAGTTTAGCAGTCGTGTTCTTTATATTAGACCGAATATTCGTCAACATTATATATTTTCAAGGGATGCTGTACACACAAATTGTCGGCGTACCTGCATTTTTGTTTTTAAATGTGACCGTCATACTGGCATGTATTATTATGGGCTCCATCGTTGCTTATAGACAAAATGAACAACTCATGCTCATTAAAAATGAAATCGAACAAATTGAAGACGGTGTAGAGATCAATACTGCAATTGATCAGAACATTGAAGTCATTGACGTACTGCATGCTATTAACGAAGTGAGTACATCAATGGCAAATATAAAACGACAGAATCAACTTGTTACAAACGACGTCCATAAATTGAACGAAGAGACAGTAAAACAAATCGTAGAAGAAGAACGTCAAAGACTTGCACGAGAGCTGCACGATTCAGTCAGTCAGCAATTGTTCGCAGCATCTATGATGTTATCTGCACTTAAATCAGGTACTCATGAAGAAAAAGTAAAATCGCAGCTTGAATTACTGGACAAGATGCTTCGTGAAACGCAACTTGAAATGCGTGCACTGTTATTACATTTACGACCAATCGGCCTGAAAAACAGAACGCTTGAAGAAGGTATTCAGCAACTATTAAAAGAACTGAAACAGAAGATACCACTAAACATCACATCTGATATCGAAGACATACAGCTTGAAAAAGGTGTGGAGGACCATCTGTTTAGAATCGCTCAGGAATCTATATCTAATACGTTAAGACACGCTGAAGCGACACAAATTGTTATCGAACTGTTTAAAGCAGGGAATAAAGTCATTCTCAGATTAAGCGATGACGGAAAAGGATTCGATGTAGAACGCGTCGATGATTCAAGATACGGACTTAATACGATGAAAGAACGAGCACTCGAAATTGGCGGGACATTTCAAATAGTATCAGCACCACAGTCAGGCACTCGTATAGAAGTGAAAGTGCCATTAGAGGAGGCATAA